The Populus alba chromosome 6, ASM523922v2, whole genome shotgun sequence genome contains a region encoding:
- the LOC118048439 gene encoding uncharacterized protein isoform X2: MDIALFSPSSLFADDDDLSSEETKETQQNHVERRHSFPGMELLIREFSFHKLNANLLWPGTFAFAEWLVQNRPLVEGRHCIELGSGTGALAIFLCKSFHLDITTSDYNDQEIEENIAHNCRVNGVTPVLPHIRHVKQYPNLIKTLSFLLKSYKLKNDRAGSIMENEQHGGTHNIGLPRPAFLMSWRRRIGKEDESLFFDGCESAGLQVEHLGSRVYCITPKDQVSGYQIELTR, translated from the exons ATGGACATAGCTCTCTTCTCTCCTTCTTCACTTTTCGCGGACGATGATGACTTGTCTTCTG AGGAAACAAAGGAGACCCAACAGAATCATGTAGAGAGGAGGCACAGTTTTCCTGGAATG GAGTTGCTCATTAGAGAATTCTCTTTTCACAAATTGAATGCTAATTTGCTCTGGCCAGGGACATTTGCATTTGCAGAATGGTTAGTTCAGAACAGGCCATTGGTTGAAGGGCGGCATTGCATTGAATTGGGCAG TGGCACTGGAGCTTTGgccatttttctttgtaaatcatTCCATCTTGACATCACTACATCAGACTATAATGATCaggaaattgaagaaaacataGCTCACAATTGCAGAGTGAATGGAGTCACACCAGTCCTTCCTCACATTAGGC ATGTGAAACAGTATCCAAACTTGATAAAAACTCTTTCCTTTCTCCTCAAATCTTACAAGCTGAAAAATGACAGAGCAGGCTctatcatggaaaatgagcagCATGGAG GAACACATAATATCGGGTTGCCTAGGCCAGCTTTTTTAATGAGTTGGAGACGTAGAATTGGCAAGGAGGACGAATCTCTCTTCTTTGATGGTTGTGAGAGCGCCGGGTTACAAGTGGAGCATCTTGGATCCCGTGTTTACTGTATCACACCCAAAGATCAAGTGTCAGGATACCAAATAGAGTTAACCAGGTGA
- the LOC118048439 gene encoding protein N-terminal and lysine N-methyltransferase EFM7 isoform X1 encodes MDIALFSPSSLFADDDDLSSEETKETQQNHVERRHSFPGMELLIREFSFHKLNANLLWPGTFAFAEWLVQNRPLVEGRHCIELGSGTGALAIFLCKSFHLDITTSDYNDQEIEENIAHNCRVNGVTPVLPHIRHSWGDTFPDADPDWDLVIASDILLYVKQYPNLIKTLSFLLKSYKLKNDRAGSIMENEQHGGTHNIGLPRPAFLMSWRRRIGKEDESLFFDGCESAGLQVEHLGSRVYCITPKDQVSGYQIELTR; translated from the exons ATGGACATAGCTCTCTTCTCTCCTTCTTCACTTTTCGCGGACGATGATGACTTGTCTTCTG AGGAAACAAAGGAGACCCAACAGAATCATGTAGAGAGGAGGCACAGTTTTCCTGGAATG GAGTTGCTCATTAGAGAATTCTCTTTTCACAAATTGAATGCTAATTTGCTCTGGCCAGGGACATTTGCATTTGCAGAATGGTTAGTTCAGAACAGGCCATTGGTTGAAGGGCGGCATTGCATTGAATTGGGCAG TGGCACTGGAGCTTTGgccatttttctttgtaaatcatTCCATCTTGACATCACTACATCAGACTATAATGATCaggaaattgaagaaaacataGCTCACAATTGCAGAGTGAATGGAGTCACACCAGTCCTTCCTCACATTAGGC ATTCTTGGGGGGACACCTTTCCAGATGCTGATCCTGACTGGGATCTGGTTATAGCTAGTGATATTTTACTGT ATGTGAAACAGTATCCAAACTTGATAAAAACTCTTTCCTTTCTCCTCAAATCTTACAAGCTGAAAAATGACAGAGCAGGCTctatcatggaaaatgagcagCATGGAG GAACACATAATATCGGGTTGCCTAGGCCAGCTTTTTTAATGAGTTGGAGACGTAGAATTGGCAAGGAGGACGAATCTCTCTTCTTTGATGGTTGTGAGAGCGCCGGGTTACAAGTGGAGCATCTTGGATCCCGTGTTTACTGTATCACACCCAAAGATCAAGTGTCAGGATACCAAATAGAGTTAACCAGGTGA
- the LOC118048437 gene encoding LIMR family protein At5g01460 produces the protein MGDFNLALVIVAVVVCIIVLLFNVYLLVNYQHPDDKNQAYFPKFVVVFGLSIAAISILMLPADVANRQACRHAIYNGACNLTLPMKDLWIAVYIVDAVLVFFTIPFAMFYYEGDQDKSVAKRIKSALLWVITTAIVCGLVLGILYGVIGKVDFTVRHLSSTTTTFPSTWDFSGSQPCIGSGSHQCSAYLANASSEKTWTMRATFPEYVVALATIVGSVLFAIFGGVGIACLPLGLIFSFIRRPKAVITRSQYIKEATELGKKARELKKAADALHQEERSGSKGRKWRKNVKSVEKELLQLEEDVKLLEEMYPQGEKAETAWALTILGYLAKLVLGILGLIVSVAWVAHIIIYLLVDPPLSPFLNEVFIKLDDIWGLLGTVAFAFFCFYLLLAVIAGAMMLGLRLVFITIHPMKWGATLMNSFLFNVGLILLCSISVIQFCATAFGYYAQATAAQEIFGHTLQSLRGIKYLYKYNVFQISFVVLAGLTFVYYAAFGWRRKKRSGRFQLSS, from the exons ATGGGAGATTTCAATTTAGCACTGGTAATCGTAGCTGTAGTAGTATGCATCATCGTGCTCTTGTTCAATGTCTACCTCCTAGTCAATTACCAGCATCCGGACGACAAGAATCAAGCTTATTTTCCCAAATTCGTTGTCGTTTTTGGCCTCTCCATTGCCGCTATCTCGATTTTGATGTTACCGGCTGACGTAGCCAACCGGCAAGCTTGTCGTCACGCGATTTATAATGGCGCGTGCAATCTTACCTTGCCAATGAAGGATCTGTGGATTGCTGTATACATTGTTGATGCTGTGCTTGTTTTTTTCACTATTCCTTTCGCGATGTTTTACTATGAAGGGGATCAGGACaa GAGTGTtgctaaaagaattaaaagtgcTTTATTGTGGGTTATAACAACGGCGATTGTGTGTGGTCTTGTGCTCGGCATTTTATACG GGGTTATTGGAAAAGTTGACTTCACTGTTAGGCATCTCTCTTCGACCACAACTACTTTTCCGAGTACTTGGGATTTCTCTGGCAGTCAACCATGTATTGGAAGTGGCTCACACCAG TGCTCTGCATATCTTGCAAATGCTTCATCAGAGAAAACTTGGACCATGCGTGCCACATTTCCAGAATATGTTGTTGCTCTTGCTACAATTGTTGGATCTGTACTCTTTGCG ATATTTGGTGGTGTTGGGATTGCTTGTTTGCCACTGGGACTTATCTTCTCTTTCATCAGGCGTCCAAAGGCTGTTATTACGCGGTCACAGTATATTAAG GAAGCAACTGAACTTGGTAAAAAAGCGAGAGAACTGAAGAAAGCAGCTGATGCACTCCATCAGGAGGAAAGAAGTGGTTCCAAGGGTAGAAAATGGCGTAAAAATGTCAAGTCAGTAGAAAAG GAATTGCTTCAGCTAGAAGAAGATGTAAAGCTGTTAGAAGAGATGTACCCACAAGGGGAGAAG GCTGAGACAGCCTGGGCTTTGACGATTCTTGGCTACTTGGCAAAACTTGTGTTGGGAATCTTAGG gttgatTGTTTCGGTGGCTTGGGTTGCTCATATTATCATATACCTGTTGGTTGATCCACCACTTTCTCCTTTCCTGAACGAGGTCTTCATCAAGTTGGATGACATATGGG GTCTTCTGGGTACTGTTGCGTTTGCTTTCTTCTGTTTCTACCTTCTGCTTGCAGTCATAGCTGGGGCAATGATGCTGGGCCTGAGATTAGTTTTCATTACGATTCATCCCATGAA GTGGGGAGCCACTCTAATGAACTcctttcttttcaatgtgggactCATTCTCCTATGCTCCATTAG CGTGATTCAGTTCTGTGCCACTGCATTTGGCTACTATGCTCAAGCAACTGCGGCCCAAGAAATTTTCGGTCACACATTGCAGTCACTCCGTGGAATTAAATATTTGTACAA GTATAACGTGTTCCAAATATCATTTGTTGTTCTGGCGGGTTTGACTTTTGTTTATTATGCTGCCTTT GGATGGAGAAGAAAAAAGCGTAGTGGCAGGTTTCAACTTTCCTCATAA
- the LOC118048436 gene encoding GDSL esterase/lipase WDL1 — protein sequence MVGPERPQFVLFGSSIIQFSYSNEGWGALLAHIYARKADIVLRGYSGWNSRRAVQILDQVFPKDAAKQPSLVIVYFGGNDSIEPHATGLGPHVPLSEYIENVRKIAIHLKSLSEKTRVIFLTTPPVSDEQIRAHLSDRIDMVRTNESCRIYSEACLEVCREMNLKAIDLWTATQQIDNWETVCLTDGVHFSPEGSKIAVKEILRVIKEANWEPSLHWKAMPTEFSEDSPYDPVSPEGKTVNVSELDLLGNFQWE from the exons atggtaGGACCTGAGAGGCCACAGTTCGTGCTCTTTGGATCATCAATAATTCAGTTCAGCTACAGCAATGAAGGTTGGGGTGCTCTTCTTGCTCACATCTATGCTCGCAAG GCAGATATAGTATTGCGAGGATACTCGGGTTGGAATTCAAGGCGTGCGGTGCAGATTCTTGACCAAGTTTTTCCAAAG GATGCTGCCAAACAACCTTCCTTGGTAATTGTCTATTTTGGCGGTAATGATTCTATCGAACCTCATGCAACCGGACTTGGTCCTCATGTACCGCTTTCTGAGTACATTGAGAATGTCAGGAAGATTGCTATACATCTCAAG AGCCTCTCGGAGAAGACTCGAGTCATCTTTCTCACCACTCCTCCTGTCAGTGACGAACAAATTCGTGCCCATCTGAG TGATAGAATAGATATGGTTCGAACAAATGAGTCCTGCCGGATATATTCAGAAGCATGTTTAGAGGTGTGCCGTGAGATGAACCTGAAGGCAATTGATCTTTGGACTGCAACGCAGCAAATTGACAATTGGGAAACTGTTTGCTTGAC GGATGGAGTCCATTTTTCACCGGAGGGGAGCAAGATAGCCGTCAAGGAGATTCTGAGAGTCATCAAAGAGGCCAACTGGGAACCAAGTCTTCACTGGAAGGCAATGCCTACTGAATTTTCTGAGGATTCGCCGTATGATCCGGTCAGTCCTGAGGGAAAGACCGTAAATGTCTCTGAGCTTGATTTGCTCGGGAATTTTCAGTGGGAATAG